The Primulina eburnea isolate SZY01 chromosome 8, ASM2296580v1, whole genome shotgun sequence genome contains a region encoding:
- the LOC140838591 gene encoding uncharacterized protein produces the protein MLFVDKEVSKQSNLDSFLNCSAPVAPSQFLSKNEMRKLNKLWCRSEREKLQYFTLGDLWDSFDEWSACGLGVPIISDGCHNLTQYFVPYLSAVQIFTSSSSLNYSRDREDIDSTSETRNSSSDSFSDGSESEKLSRWDGCSSEDGLIDQDSFWNSDERWGNLYFQHFETSSPYGRVPLVDKVNSFSRRYPGLMTYRSVDLSPASWMAVAWYPIYHIPKGPTIKDFQTCFLTYHTLSSSFQDMEWEDNIENFGGSRKLGGESISLRPFGLVTYKMQADVWISDKNEGDGERQLALLLTVADSWLKQLRVQHHDFNYFMGFQHG, from the exons ATGTTGTTTGTTGACAAGGAGGTTTCGAAACAATCGAACCTTGACAGCTTCTTGAATTGCTCAGCACCCGTTGCCCCATCTCAATTCTTGTCCAAG aATGAGATGAGGAAGCTTAATAAACTATGGTGCCGTTCTGAAAGGGAGAAACTTCAATACTTCACATTAGGTGATCTTTGGGATAGTTTTGATGAATGGAGTGCGTGTGGGCTTGGAGTACCAATTATTTCAGATGGTTGCCATAATTTAACCCAGTATTTTGTGCCTTATCTCTCTGCTGTTCAAATTTTCACCAGCAGTTCATCTTTAAACTACTCAAG GGATAGGGAGGATATCGACTCAACAAGTGAGACGAGGAATTCTTCTAGTGATTCATTCAGTGACGGGAGTGAGAGTGAGAAGCTGTCAAGATGGGATGGTTGTTCATCCGAGGATGGATTGATCGACCAAGATAGCTTTTGGAATTCCGATGAACGATGGGGTAATCTTTACTTTCAGCACTTCGAGACATCTTCTCCTTATGGAAGAGTTCCTCTGGTGGACAAG GTTAATAGCTTCTCTCGAAGGTACCCCGGATTAATGACGTATCGAAGCGTTGATCTTTCACCCGCGAGTTGGATGGCTGTCGCATG GTACCCGATTTATCACATTCCTAAGGGACCAACCATCAAAGACTTTCAAACATGCTTTCTCACGTACCACAccctttcttcttcttttcaag ATATGGAGTGGGAAGATAATATTGAGAACTTTGGTGGGAGCAGAAAATTAGGAGGAGAAAGCATCTCTCTCCGGCCATTTGGATTAGTCACCTACAAAATGCAAGCTGATGTGTGGATTTCAGACAAAAATGAGGGAGATGGAGAGAGGCAGCTAGCATTGCTTTTGACCGTCGCAGATTCTTGGTTAAAGCAATTGCGGGTTCAACACCATGACTTCAACTacttcatggggtttcagcatGGCTGA